The following coding sequences lie in one Sesamum indicum cultivar Zhongzhi No. 13 linkage group LG9, S_indicum_v1.0, whole genome shotgun sequence genomic window:
- the LOC105169935 gene encoding alpha-L-fucosidase 1 isoform X2 yields the protein MINKNTATDHQQTRMLSKKDFNLSESSLLKYILIILIIAIHSLESQASVSNLLSSHPKPPPIPILPIPTSQQLSWQFTEMAIFLHFGTNTFTDSEWGTGHVDPSVFNPTALNATQWVSVAKETGFSRVILTAKHHDGFCLWQSDYTDYSVKSSPWKNGTGDVVKELAEAARIAGLQLGLYLSPWDRHEPCYGKTLEYNEYYLGQMSELLTRYGEIREVWLDAAKDTRWIGNEGGVAGTTCWSLFNRSNAEFGDTDHQYSGEGDPLGHDWVPAECDVSIRPGWFWHASEVPKSAMTLLDLYYESVGRNCLLLLNVPPNSSGLISQEDIQVLQEFSEIRGSIFSHNLAEGASISASSTRGSPSDSRYGSHNLLEDSIYSYWAPDETLSDWILYLDFREVVTFNVLLVQEPIQMGQRIIKFHLDFLNENGEWELVTTGSTVGYKRLLKFHSVKASHLRLVVEKSRADPLISYLGIYMDLFSIFGHISKLTSGSSVNGSEPLRQTTQRNSNSYYI from the exons ATGATCAACAAGAACACAGCCACTGATCATCAACAAACTCGTATGCTCTCCAAAAAAGACTTCAATCTTTCAGAGTCCAGTTtgttaaaatacattttaattatacttataattgCAATCCATTCTCTGGAATCTCAGGCGTCCGTTTCAAACTTGCTTTCCTCTCATCCAAAGCCTCCGCCAATCCCAATTCTCCCTATCCCAACCTCACAGCAACTCTCATGGCAGTTCACAGAAATGGCCATTTTCTTGCACTTTGGCACCAACACTTTCACAGACTCGGAGTGGGGAACAGGGCATGTTGACCCTTCAGTTTTCAATCCCACTGCGTTGAATGCCACACAGTGGGTTAGTGTGGCCAAAGAAACTGGCTTTTCAAGAGTTATTCTGACTGCAAAACATCATGATGGGTTCTGCCTTTGGCAGTCTGACTATACTGATTATTCTGTGAAGTCTAGTCCTTGGAAGAATGGGACTGGGGATGTGGTGAAAGAGTTGGCTGAGGCTGCAAGAATTGCTGGTTTACAGTTGGGGCTTTATCTTTCTCCTTGGGATAGACACGAGCCTTGTTATGGCAAGACTCTCGAGTACAATGAGTATTATTTGGGGCAGATGTCTGAGTTGCTGACTAG ATATGGTGAGATTAGGGAAGTTTGGCTGGATGCTGCGAAAG ACACAAGGTGGATTGGGAATGAGGGTGGTGTTGCTGGTACAACTTGCTGGTCTCTTTTCAACCGGAGTAATGCAGAATTTGGCGATACTGATCATCA ATATTCTGGAGAAGGGGATCCTCTTGGCCATGACTGGGTACCTGCAGAATGTGACGTCTCCATCCGACCCGGATGGTTTTGGCATGCATCAGAAGTTCCAAAATCCGCAATGACCCTTCTTGATCTATACTATGAATCAGTTGGCAGAAACTGTCTCCTTTTACTAAACGTACCTCCAAATTCTTCAGGTCTTATATCCCAGGAAGACATTCAAGTCCTTCAAGAATTCTCAGAGATTCGCGGTTCTATATTCTCCCACAATCTAGCAGAAGGTGCCTCAATTTCTGCTAGCAGCACGCGAGGTAGTCCAAGTGATTCTCGTTATGGCTCACACAACCTTCTTGAAGACAGTATATATTCCTACTGGGCTCCGGATGAGACTTTATCAGACTGGATACTGTATTTAGATTTCCGAGAGGTCGTTACTTTCAATGTCCTGCTCGTGCAAGAGCCAATCCAAATGGGTCAGCGGATCATCAAGTTCCATCTCGACTTCTTGAACGAGAATGGCGAATGGGAGTTGGTGACAACGGGCTCCACCGTGGGATACAAAAGGCTGTTGAAATTTCATAGTGTCAAAGCCAGTCACTTGAGGCTTGTTGTCGAGAAATCTCGGGCCGACCCACTGATATCTTATTTAGGCATATACATGGATCTGTTTTCTATTTTCGGACATATCTCTAAGCTTACCTCTGGATCATCAGTAAATGGTAGTGAACCTCTCCGGCAGACTACACAAAGAAATTCCAACAGTTACTATATCTAG
- the LOC105169935 gene encoding alpha-L-fucosidase 1 isoform X1: protein MINKNTATDHQQTRMLSKKDFNLSESSLLKYILIILIIAIHSLESQASVSNLLSSHPKPPPIPILPIPTSQQLSWQFTEMAIFLHFGTNTFTDSEWGTGHVDPSVFNPTALNATQWVSVAKETGFSRVILTAKHHDGFCLWQSDYTDYSVKSSPWKNGTGDVVKELAEAARIAGLQLGLYLSPWDRHEPCYGKTLEYNEYYLGQMSELLTRYGEIREVWLDAAKGEGEKDMEYFFDDWFSLVHQLQPGAVIFSDVGPDTRWIGNEGGVAGTTCWSLFNRSNAEFGDTDHQYSGEGDPLGHDWVPAECDVSIRPGWFWHASEVPKSAMTLLDLYYESVGRNCLLLLNVPPNSSGLISQEDIQVLQEFSEIRGSIFSHNLAEGASISASSTRGSPSDSRYGSHNLLEDSIYSYWAPDETLSDWILYLDFREVVTFNVLLVQEPIQMGQRIIKFHLDFLNENGEWELVTTGSTVGYKRLLKFHSVKASHLRLVVEKSRADPLISYLGIYMDLFSIFGHISKLTSGSSVNGSEPLRQTTQRNSNSYYI, encoded by the exons ATGATCAACAAGAACACAGCCACTGATCATCAACAAACTCGTATGCTCTCCAAAAAAGACTTCAATCTTTCAGAGTCCAGTTtgttaaaatacattttaattatacttataattgCAATCCATTCTCTGGAATCTCAGGCGTCCGTTTCAAACTTGCTTTCCTCTCATCCAAAGCCTCCGCCAATCCCAATTCTCCCTATCCCAACCTCACAGCAACTCTCATGGCAGTTCACAGAAATGGCCATTTTCTTGCACTTTGGCACCAACACTTTCACAGACTCGGAGTGGGGAACAGGGCATGTTGACCCTTCAGTTTTCAATCCCACTGCGTTGAATGCCACACAGTGGGTTAGTGTGGCCAAAGAAACTGGCTTTTCAAGAGTTATTCTGACTGCAAAACATCATGATGGGTTCTGCCTTTGGCAGTCTGACTATACTGATTATTCTGTGAAGTCTAGTCCTTGGAAGAATGGGACTGGGGATGTGGTGAAAGAGTTGGCTGAGGCTGCAAGAATTGCTGGTTTACAGTTGGGGCTTTATCTTTCTCCTTGGGATAGACACGAGCCTTGTTATGGCAAGACTCTCGAGTACAATGAGTATTATTTGGGGCAGATGTCTGAGTTGCTGACTAG ATATGGTGAGATTAGGGAAGTTTGGCTGGATGCTGCGAAAGGTGAGGGAGAGAAAGACATGGAGTACTTTTTTGATGATTGGTTTAGTCTTGTTCATCAACTTCAACCTGGGGCAGTCATATTTTCTGATGTTGGTCCAGACACAAGGTGGATTGGGAATGAGGGTGGTGTTGCTGGTACAACTTGCTGGTCTCTTTTCAACCGGAGTAATGCAGAATTTGGCGATACTGATCATCA ATATTCTGGAGAAGGGGATCCTCTTGGCCATGACTGGGTACCTGCAGAATGTGACGTCTCCATCCGACCCGGATGGTTTTGGCATGCATCAGAAGTTCCAAAATCCGCAATGACCCTTCTTGATCTATACTATGAATCAGTTGGCAGAAACTGTCTCCTTTTACTAAACGTACCTCCAAATTCTTCAGGTCTTATATCCCAGGAAGACATTCAAGTCCTTCAAGAATTCTCAGAGATTCGCGGTTCTATATTCTCCCACAATCTAGCAGAAGGTGCCTCAATTTCTGCTAGCAGCACGCGAGGTAGTCCAAGTGATTCTCGTTATGGCTCACACAACCTTCTTGAAGACAGTATATATTCCTACTGGGCTCCGGATGAGACTTTATCAGACTGGATACTGTATTTAGATTTCCGAGAGGTCGTTACTTTCAATGTCCTGCTCGTGCAAGAGCCAATCCAAATGGGTCAGCGGATCATCAAGTTCCATCTCGACTTCTTGAACGAGAATGGCGAATGGGAGTTGGTGACAACGGGCTCCACCGTGGGATACAAAAGGCTGTTGAAATTTCATAGTGTCAAAGCCAGTCACTTGAGGCTTGTTGTCGAGAAATCTCGGGCCGACCCACTGATATCTTATTTAGGCATATACATGGATCTGTTTTCTATTTTCGGACATATCTCTAAGCTTACCTCTGGATCATCAGTAAATGGTAGTGAACCTCTCCGGCAGACTACACAAAGAAATTCCAACAGTTACTATATCTAG